The genomic window AAGTTGCGAGACAAGGAGCTTTTGCGAAGTAAACAAGATATTTCGTAGAGAATATAATAGACAAAGACGAAAGTACGCAGCTTTGCATTTGATCTTAACATGGGTTTCAAAAGACCATAAAGACTATAAAGATCCACGTGCAGGCCCAGGATTTTGATAGAAAGGGGGAGAAATCGAATTTAAGTGAACGGTGATGGAAGGAGTGCGAGATAAAGACTGGGAGGAGCTGACGATCATgagaaaagatttatattttttaaattatatttctatattacacattttatattttatatttttatattattatatatttacaaaatataatttttttcaaaatgtctgttcaaaatgcttttataaataactacTACAGAATCACTGTTTAAGATTGCCGCTTGCTGTAACGCAGGCTTGGACAAAATTCCTAATTGGAACCACTTTCAGAAATATGCACAAGAGCATACCTTCGTTTTTACATCATGCGTAGCACGAGGTTCTCGATATTAATGTAGAGAAAAGAGCAAACCTATGTCAAAGTTATTAGCAGATTGTCATGATTAGACGAGGTTATCCATATTTATGGAAAAAATAGGAGTAGACCCATTAGTAAATtcacagattaaaaaaaaatttcctaaaatttttttgtaccggagtaaattttttctatgtattttgagCTTATGAATTCTAATCTAAATCCCGTTTTGCTCCATTACCCTAAGTTTATTCATAAATGGTGAATATGACGCATGTAGCGTATTTTGCTGTTTTCCAACGGATTATCTTAAAACTTCTACCATAGAAGTTTTTGTATTCACTGATTACGAAATTAACATTGGAATTCCAAAATTCCAAATGGCGGATGCAATATGGCGGACCAAAGTgaattctctttatttctcgAGCGCGAATGCTATTGTGGTTTTGTAAATGCGTAATGTGACATTTTCTCACGAACGTAACAGTATTTATAATCATCACTTTATTAACAGTTGCTCTGAAAAACTAGTTAGACGAGAGGCTCCAGGGGCGGCAGGACCAGTATGGTGGGTATGGTGACTACCATACGTGAGATTTTTTTAGCATATGGTATACCATACGTGAATTTTAggttgacatttttttaataaaaaaaattcaaaaaataaataaagaaaaaatttcgaTAAATGAAGGGTTTGCACTTTTcgctctgtatatatatacatagtttaCTTATCGATGCTCGGTAGATCGAGGATTGAATTCAGTCGATATCATCGGTCTGCCTGCCTATTCGACAGTTTTGGGCAGTGATCTGCATATTGTTGTACTTTTGTACTACAtacattgtacatacatatagtCTAAAGGTATAATTTCATGTGCTGCAAACTCGTGCAGTAAAGAGGTCACGTGATAGAATTGGACGAATCAGCAGCCATACCATCGTCACTCATTCGTGTTATTTGTGTATCTTAAAGCGAAGCATTGGTATTAGTGAGGTTATGGATAAATACTTTTTGAAGAAAAGCAAGCAACCAAACCTCAATGTGGAACTAGCGACATCATTTAGTTTGGACGCTTTTAATAGTAATATGTCCACTACTTCTACGACTAATGCAATTTCTAAATTAACCTCAAACTCTAAGAAGTCGACTTTGGCCAATGCCAGAAGTGTTAGCTCTATTTCTGAAGAAAAGAATAAACGTATGTTTCcccttcttatttttttcttttttccatatttttggCAACATTATTAGTATgttaaattttggaaatttatttcTAGAAGTTCTGTCTCAAATCTCCTTTTGACGCTGGTAAAAATTGTATCCCTGGTTATTCTtgagagataataaagaaggaATTTGCTCAATTTGCACAGaagctgttaaaaaaaaatttgcgctGCCAAATAATCAAAACAGTCAGACTGCAAAAAAAGCTTTTGTGACAACAAGATTCACATTATggaaaaatgcatatttatctttgcctaaacataaaaaaagtgaACTTCATCGAGCAGCTAATGAGTTACTGCTAAGTTCAAAGTCTGTGAGTGTTGTTCAGCACATGTCAGTTGCGAATCAAAAAACAATGATGGAAAATAGAATAgcattgaagaaaattttttgtactatCAGAGTTTTAGCTCTGCAAGGCTTGTCACTAAGAGGCAATGGCAGCAATAAACGTTCAAACTTCAATGAAATCCTTCAAGCAAGATCTGAGGATATATTAGAATTAAGGGCGTGGTTACATCGAAAAGGACACAAATGGACATCTCATGATATACAAAACGAAATTCTTGAACTCATGGCATCAAATATAAAGCAGCAGAatctaaaagaaattaaagcagctcatttttttgcttttacacTTGATGAAACGTCGGATATTGCAAGATTGGAACAAGTTTCCATTTCCATCAGGATTGTATCTGACAATTTATCTATCAGAGAAATTTTTTGGGGATTTTATGATACTAAAAATACCAAATCTGAAACGATTTATGCTTTTGTTAAGCATGTATTTGCTGAGTGTGGATTggacataaaaaaattacgtgGCCAATGCTACAATGGAGCATCTAATGTTTTGGGAAAAATATGAGGACTGCAAACTCGTATTTGTAAGGAAGAGCCACGTGCTGTATTTGTACATTGCAACGCACACAGGCTAAACTTGGTTGTTCAGGATGCAATTGAAGATGCTACTACTGCCAGAAACTTTGTTGGAGTAATCAAAGACCTTATTACTTTTATTCGGGACTTCCCAAAACGTCTTGCCGAATATAAGGGATTTCAGGAGGCTGTATTAAAAGAAGATGATGAGGAGAATCTTGGAAAGGCTTTAACTATTGCTCCATATTGCCCGACTAGgtctttatttgtattttaatgtacATATTGTTGCATTGTAATATGTGCGAATATGATTAATTACCTATTTACTGTTTAACAATTTTAGATGGTGTATGCGAGTTTTTTTGCTGAAAACGCttcagcaaaaaataaattacatggcAGTTTTGCAATTCTTGGGTGCAATGAAAATGAACAGGGAAGTCGACAGCAGTATCTCATCAAAAGCTGCAGGATTCTTAAAACACTTAGAGTCattcgaattttattttcaactcaCAATGATCGTgaaagttttcgaaaaaattgaaCTTCTTAACAAGGAACTACAAGAGTCAAATCTTTGTGCTCTTGAAAAGTGGATGCTGTCATGATAAGTTTGGAGGCTATGCGAGATttaaagtttgaattaatttgGAAAACGTCTAAAGAAGGAGCTGAAGTAATTGGGCTCGAAGAACCCAAGTTGAAGCGCCCTCGAACAGTTTCTAAGCACATTGACCCAAACTTTAATACAGCTCATGCCTTCAAAACACCAAAAGAATACTTTTCAAGAATGTATTACGAAATGTTCGACAGAGTTTTGATGTCTTTAAAAGAACGTTTTGAAACGAGTACACTCTCACATTTTGATGACCCTTCTCTATTGGTGGAGATATAGACACgaaaaaaattatcgatttttatGGTGATGACTTTGAAGAAGAGAAATTGCTCCGAGATCGTCAAATGTTTTTGGACATAATTCAACGAAAAAATGTTCAACTGAGACATGTGAAAGATGTAGTAACATATTTCGAGAACAATGACTGGTGTGCCGCTCTCGTTCCAGAATATTTCAAGCTCATTCAGCTTCTCCTGACTGTACCAGGTTCCACTTGCAACAATGAACGAAGTTTTTCCAGTTTAAGATGACTGAAAAATTATCTACGTTCTACAATGTTGCAAGATTGTCTTAATAACATTGCAATTCTACATGTTCATTACGGCATGACAAAGAAGCTGGATTTAGATAAGTTGGTTGATGAATTTATCTTGAAGAATTCAAAACGTACTGCAACGTTTGCACTTTTGCATTAATTCGAAATATTAAGACCCGGTTATACCAACATCgcataatatttaaactttagcTTAATCCACTCTTCATCTCTTTCTAAAGGGACAGttaaaaagagataatgttcagTGAACTCGGTTTCGGTGATTTAAGATTTGACGAACGAGCACTGGAAGCCGGTTTTTCTCAGAGAAAGAACGCGGGAGCTGTGAATTTTGAATTTGCGCGATACTGCTAGCGAGCGTTGAGAGCGCGAAAGACAGCAATACCGCGAACGACGAGGAAagagagagcgcgagagagCGACGACGACATACGCGAACAGGAGATAACCGAGAGGTGTGGCGCTCGAGTGCAGGAACGGACGACAGGAGGTGATCAAGGATGTACTAAATGTACTGTTTTGTCGGTTCTCACAAAGTGTTTATTATCACTTGTCACAAAGTTTCTACTGTCACTGATAACTCGGATCGAGAGCACTACAATGTTCGGTATAGATATAGAGAAGTCTAATTCCGTTCGCGCGGTCACTTTTGCAAAAGGGAATTTGAATCGATCGCGTTTCTCTCGCTTCTGAGGCGTCGGGCTCTCGAACGATAGCACGAACCCCGGAAAAACGGTGCTCCGCGAAGGAGAGTCGGGAGGAGCGAATTGTTCCCGAAATGAAGATTATTGGCCAAGCGGCCCTCCTGATGGGAGTTACCGATTTGAACGAACGAGCGCGTACCGTTCAATTCGgtgttttgaaaatatcgatGTTTGTTGACTCTCCTTCGCGCGCGCCTTGGCGCGAAACTTGTTTGCTTCGGAGATGAGCAAATTAACGGGCCGAGATGCTCGTGAAAAGAATAACAGAATCCTCGGATTTGACCGTGACGGGAGCCAAATAGAGATGAAAAACAACTTCaaagatatttacaagtatCAGTGTCAAGATTGCCTTAATAATTATTGCGAGgaacagaattataattttcaatcaaacagttatcagttttgaaaatttatgcgatatgctaaaatacaatatatataataaaatttgcgatTAAATACATTTGGTTCTGAacagataaagagtaagttaagcTAAGGTTACATATTATGCGACGTTGGTGCAATCGGGTCTTAATATTTcgaattaatacaaaaatgcaaacGTTTAGAATTCTTTGAGATAAATTCATCAATCAACTCAGGGCCTCAATCTTTAAGTATTAACTAAACTTTATAGTATTTATTTGAAACGTTACCTCaactaaagtttatttaaaacgttatatattttttgaaaatatatatacatataatatataataataataatatataaatggattaaatatattcaaaaagttTGCACTCGCCTGCCTACCCCCCCTGCCCCTAGACCTCCCCCGCCGCCATACGTGGGAATTTTCTGTTCTGCCGTCCCTGAGAGGCCCTACTATTGCTTCAGATTTTTTAGATACGAAATTCTTTTATCCACGCTGCGCTTGTTATAGATTATTCCTTGCATAATCAGATAGAGGGCCCAATTTTTCCAAATCCTTTTTATTTAGTCAtttcgtatatatgtatattacgtGCGATCTATCAATCGCATAGTTGTACGTGGTTAACGtattgtgaaaattattatcgCGATGTTGTTAATGTTAACCATAATAGCTtagaaaagatatttattaaatattaaattgacggACAACCAGAGTTCTTGATATTTATTCTCttctaattattattcttttatttgtatacattataatttattataaaattttaacattgtcGTACATTTTATGgatgaaaattaatgtaaagatagatattgaatataataagaattatatgaaaatattgtaagtacttatttatatattgtctGCAATGTTGATAAGATGATTACAGAAAAAATTCTCAGATCTTC from Solenopsis invicta isolate M01_SB chromosome 2, UNIL_Sinv_3.0, whole genome shotgun sequence includes these protein-coding regions:
- the LOC120357008 gene encoding uncharacterized protein LOC120357008 — protein: MDKYFLKKSKQPNLNVELATSFSLDAFNSNMSTTSTTNAISKLTSNSKKSTLANARSVSSISEEKNKQAVKKKFALPNNQNSQTAKKAFVTTRFTLWKNAYLSLPKHKKSELHRAANELLLSSKSVSVVQHMSVANQKTMMENRIALKKIFCTIRVLALQGLSLRGNGSNKRSNFNEILQARSEDILELRAWLHRKGHKWTSHDIQNEILELMASNIKQQNLKEIKAAHFFAFTLDETSDIARLEQVSISIRIVSDNLSIREIFWGFYDTKNTKSETIYAFVKHEEPRAVFVHCNAHRLNLVVQDAIEDATTARNFVGVIKDLITFIRDFPKRLAEYKGFQEAVLKEDDEENLGKALTIAPYCPTRWCMRVFLLKTLQQKINYMAVLQFLGAMKMNREVDSSISSKAAGFLKHLESFEFYFQLTMIVKVFEKIELLNKELQESNLCALEKWMLS